The following coding sequences are from one Lathamus discolor isolate bLatDis1 chromosome 10, bLatDis1.hap1, whole genome shotgun sequence window:
- the LOC136020072 gene encoding sulfate transporter-like isoform X1, whose product MYITATLHGCLLSCLSSPGAMEDTSRQRSGQSKDALCSPMPEEPPANFIHVKLEEYEPADFSTKELILKKAREVCTCNHQTIITFFCRLFPVLDWLPRYNVKTQLLGDVISGLLVGIVAIPQSISYSLLANQDPIYGIYTNFFCNIIYVVMATSRHNFVGSFGVLCLMIGQSVTRHLQLAGYSDDSAGSSLLGNSTSSSNGTSACDRSCYAITVALSLSFLVGLYQILLGVLQLGFVAVYLSEPLLSGFVTGSSLTIITSQMKYLLGLKIPRHEGVGSFILTWVDLFRYIQNTNICDLVTSLVALAIIVPVKEINDRYKEKMKAPFPIELLVVIVATVISYYFNFEKRYKSDVCGDIPTGFRKPTLPDINLFSSLAVDAVPIAVIGFAMTVSLAEIFGKKHGYPVRANQEMIAIGMCNLVPSFFYCFASSAALTKTLLKESTGTQTQVSGLVTSLVLLLVLLWIAPLFYSLQTSILGVVTIVNLRGGLSKFRDTPRMWQLSKLDTVVWWTTMLCSTLITTEIGLLVGVCFALLCVIFRTQRPRATLLGKVSSTEIYEDQSTYKQLSSIANIKIFRFESSLYYANKDYFKTVLYRKTGVNPVLLAAKHQKVEAQANADTGNRKSFFGTRFVCLKQAKKRSEEPPEDACPPSVDMHTLILDCGAMQFIDTVGLSVLKETRHDYKEVGVQVLLANCNPSLRHRLQEGGWAGEADSGGQLAFHSIHDAVRFAERWYHVRQEESKDKDALQDADDLNFQVSL is encoded by the exons ATGTACATAACTGCAACACTTCATGgctgcctgctctcctgccttaGCTCTCCTGGTGCAATGGAGGACACGTCAAGACAGAGGTCAGGACAGAGCAAAGACGCACTGTGCTCCCCAATGCCAGAAGAGCCTCCTGCAAACTTTATACATGTCAAACTGGAGGAGTATGAGCCTGCAGACTTCAGCACCAAGGAACTCATCCTAAAGAAAGCCAGAGAGGTCTGCACATGCAATCATCAAACCATCATCACCTTCTTCTGTCGGCTGTTCCCAGTGCTGGACTGGCTTCCCCGTTACAATGTCAAGACACAGTTGCTTGGGGATGTCATATCTGGGCTCCTGGTGGGGATAGTTGCCATCCCTCAGTCCATCTCCTACTCCCTCTTAGCCAACCAGGATCCCATCTACGGAATCTACACCAACTTCTTCTGCAACATCATCTATGTTGTTATGGCCACTTCGCGCCATAACTTTGTGGGCTCCTTCGGCGTCCTGTGCCTGATGATCGGGCAGTCTGTGACCCGGCACCTCCAGCTGGCAGGGTACAGCGATGACAGCGCTGGCTCTTCGCTGCTGGGCAACTCCACCTCCTCCAGTAATGGGACGAGTGCCTGTGACAGGAGCTGCTACGCCATCACTGTGGCCCTTTCTTTGAGCTTTCTGGTCGGTCTTTACCAG ATCCTGCTGGGGGTTTTACAGCTGGGCTTCGTGGCTGTCTACCTGTCAGAACCTCTCCTCAGTGGCTTTGTGACCGGCTCCAGCCTCACCATTATCACCTCCCAGATGAAGTATCTCCTGGGACTGAAAATCCCTCGTCACGAAGGGGTAGGGTCCTTCATCCTCACATGGGTTGACCTTTTCAGATACATCCAGAACACCAACATCTGTGACCTGGTTACCAGCCTGGTTGCTTTGGCCATCATAGTGCCTGTCAAAGAGATCAATGACCGGTATAAGGAGAAGATGAAGGCTCCATTCCCCATAGAGCTGCTGGTGGTCATTGTAGCCACAGTAATATCATACTACTTTAACTTTGAAAAGCGATACAAGTCTGATGTTTGTGGGGATATCCCCACCGGTTTCAGGAAACCCACTCTACCAGATATAAAcctgttttccagcctggcaGTTGATGCTGTGCCCATTGCTGTTATTGGCTTTGCCATGACCGTTTCCCTGGCAGAAATCTTTGGCAAAAAGCATGGCTACCCTGTCCGTGCCAACCAAGAGATGATTGCCATTGGCATGTGCAACCTCGTCCCTTCTTTCTTCTACTGCtttgccagctctgcagccctgacCAAGACATTGCTGAAGGAGTCCACGGGGACACAGACCCAGGTCTCTGGGCTGGTCAcctccctggtgctgctgctagTGCTGCTGTGGATTGCCCCGCTCTTCTACTCGCTGCAGACCTCCATCCTGGGGGTGGTCACCATTGTCAACCTGCGGGGGGGGCTGAGCAAGTTCCGTGACACCCCCCGCATGTGGCAGCTCAGCAAGCTGGACACGGTGGTGTGGTGGACAACCATGCTGTGCTCCACGCTGATCACCACAGAGATTGGGCTCCTTGTGGGTGTCTGCTTCGCTCTGCTCTGTGTCATCTTCCGCACGCAGAGACCCCGGGCCACGCTGCTGGGCAAGGTCAGCAGCACGGAAATCTATGAGGACCAGTCCACGTacaagcagctcagcagcattGCCAACATCAAAATCTTCCGCTTCGAGTCATCTCTCTACTATGCCAACAAGGACTATTTCAAGACTGTTCTCTACCGGAAAACAGGGGTAAATCCTGTCCTACTGGCTGCTAAGCACCAAAAGGTGGAGGCCCAGGCAAATGCAGACACAGGCAACAGAAAGAGCTTTTTCGGCACCAGGTTTGTCTGCCTGAAACAAGCCAAGAAAAGGTCTGAGGAGCCTCCAGAGGATGCCTGTCCTCCCTCTGTAGATATGCACACCCTCATCCTTGACTGTGGGGCGATGCAGTTCATAGACACTGTGGGTCTCTCAGTGCTAAAGGAGACACGTCATGACTATAAGGAGGTTGGTGTTCAGGTACTCCTGGCCAACTGCAACCCTTCCCTCCGCCACCGGCTCCAGGAGGGAGGCTGGGCTGGTGAGGCAGACAGTGGTGGGCAGCTGGCCTTCCACAGCATCCATGATGCCGTGCGGTTTGCTGAACGGTGGTACCATGTCCGGCAGGAGGAGAGCAAGGACAAGGATGCTCTCCAGGATGCTGACGACCTGAACTTCCAGGTGTCTTTATAA
- the LOC136020072 gene encoding sulfate transporter-like isoform X2 has protein sequence MEDTSRQRSGQSKDALCSPMPEEPPANFIHVKLEEYEPADFSTKELILKKAREVCTCNHQTIITFFCRLFPVLDWLPRYNVKTQLLGDVISGLLVGIVAIPQSISYSLLANQDPIYGIYTNFFCNIIYVVMATSRHNFVGSFGVLCLMIGQSVTRHLQLAGYSDDSAGSSLLGNSTSSSNGTSACDRSCYAITVALSLSFLVGLYQILLGVLQLGFVAVYLSEPLLSGFVTGSSLTIITSQMKYLLGLKIPRHEGVGSFILTWVDLFRYIQNTNICDLVTSLVALAIIVPVKEINDRYKEKMKAPFPIELLVVIVATVISYYFNFEKRYKSDVCGDIPTGFRKPTLPDINLFSSLAVDAVPIAVIGFAMTVSLAEIFGKKHGYPVRANQEMIAIGMCNLVPSFFYCFASSAALTKTLLKESTGTQTQVSGLVTSLVLLLVLLWIAPLFYSLQTSILGVVTIVNLRGGLSKFRDTPRMWQLSKLDTVVWWTTMLCSTLITTEIGLLVGVCFALLCVIFRTQRPRATLLGKVSSTEIYEDQSTYKQLSSIANIKIFRFESSLYYANKDYFKTVLYRKTGVNPVLLAAKHQKVEAQANADTGNRKSFFGTRFVCLKQAKKRSEEPPEDACPPSVDMHTLILDCGAMQFIDTVGLSVLKETRHDYKEVGVQVLLANCNPSLRHRLQEGGWAGEADSGGQLAFHSIHDAVRFAERWYHVRQEESKDKDALQDADDLNFQVSL, from the exons ATGGAGGACACGTCAAGACAGAGGTCAGGACAGAGCAAAGACGCACTGTGCTCCCCAATGCCAGAAGAGCCTCCTGCAAACTTTATACATGTCAAACTGGAGGAGTATGAGCCTGCAGACTTCAGCACCAAGGAACTCATCCTAAAGAAAGCCAGAGAGGTCTGCACATGCAATCATCAAACCATCATCACCTTCTTCTGTCGGCTGTTCCCAGTGCTGGACTGGCTTCCCCGTTACAATGTCAAGACACAGTTGCTTGGGGATGTCATATCTGGGCTCCTGGTGGGGATAGTTGCCATCCCTCAGTCCATCTCCTACTCCCTCTTAGCCAACCAGGATCCCATCTACGGAATCTACACCAACTTCTTCTGCAACATCATCTATGTTGTTATGGCCACTTCGCGCCATAACTTTGTGGGCTCCTTCGGCGTCCTGTGCCTGATGATCGGGCAGTCTGTGACCCGGCACCTCCAGCTGGCAGGGTACAGCGATGACAGCGCTGGCTCTTCGCTGCTGGGCAACTCCACCTCCTCCAGTAATGGGACGAGTGCCTGTGACAGGAGCTGCTACGCCATCACTGTGGCCCTTTCTTTGAGCTTTCTGGTCGGTCTTTACCAG ATCCTGCTGGGGGTTTTACAGCTGGGCTTCGTGGCTGTCTACCTGTCAGAACCTCTCCTCAGTGGCTTTGTGACCGGCTCCAGCCTCACCATTATCACCTCCCAGATGAAGTATCTCCTGGGACTGAAAATCCCTCGTCACGAAGGGGTAGGGTCCTTCATCCTCACATGGGTTGACCTTTTCAGATACATCCAGAACACCAACATCTGTGACCTGGTTACCAGCCTGGTTGCTTTGGCCATCATAGTGCCTGTCAAAGAGATCAATGACCGGTATAAGGAGAAGATGAAGGCTCCATTCCCCATAGAGCTGCTGGTGGTCATTGTAGCCACAGTAATATCATACTACTTTAACTTTGAAAAGCGATACAAGTCTGATGTTTGTGGGGATATCCCCACCGGTTTCAGGAAACCCACTCTACCAGATATAAAcctgttttccagcctggcaGTTGATGCTGTGCCCATTGCTGTTATTGGCTTTGCCATGACCGTTTCCCTGGCAGAAATCTTTGGCAAAAAGCATGGCTACCCTGTCCGTGCCAACCAAGAGATGATTGCCATTGGCATGTGCAACCTCGTCCCTTCTTTCTTCTACTGCtttgccagctctgcagccctgacCAAGACATTGCTGAAGGAGTCCACGGGGACACAGACCCAGGTCTCTGGGCTGGTCAcctccctggtgctgctgctagTGCTGCTGTGGATTGCCCCGCTCTTCTACTCGCTGCAGACCTCCATCCTGGGGGTGGTCACCATTGTCAACCTGCGGGGGGGGCTGAGCAAGTTCCGTGACACCCCCCGCATGTGGCAGCTCAGCAAGCTGGACACGGTGGTGTGGTGGACAACCATGCTGTGCTCCACGCTGATCACCACAGAGATTGGGCTCCTTGTGGGTGTCTGCTTCGCTCTGCTCTGTGTCATCTTCCGCACGCAGAGACCCCGGGCCACGCTGCTGGGCAAGGTCAGCAGCACGGAAATCTATGAGGACCAGTCCACGTacaagcagctcagcagcattGCCAACATCAAAATCTTCCGCTTCGAGTCATCTCTCTACTATGCCAACAAGGACTATTTCAAGACTGTTCTCTACCGGAAAACAGGGGTAAATCCTGTCCTACTGGCTGCTAAGCACCAAAAGGTGGAGGCCCAGGCAAATGCAGACACAGGCAACAGAAAGAGCTTTTTCGGCACCAGGTTTGTCTGCCTGAAACAAGCCAAGAAAAGGTCTGAGGAGCCTCCAGAGGATGCCTGTCCTCCCTCTGTAGATATGCACACCCTCATCCTTGACTGTGGGGCGATGCAGTTCATAGACACTGTGGGTCTCTCAGTGCTAAAGGAGACACGTCATGACTATAAGGAGGTTGGTGTTCAGGTACTCCTGGCCAACTGCAACCCTTCCCTCCGCCACCGGCTCCAGGAGGGAGGCTGGGCTGGTGAGGCAGACAGTGGTGGGCAGCTGGCCTTCCACAGCATCCATGATGCCGTGCGGTTTGCTGAACGGTGGTACCATGTCCGGCAGGAGGAGAGCAAGGACAAGGATGCTCTCCAGGATGCTGACGACCTGAACTTCCAGGTGTCTTTATAA